Proteins from one Nitratidesulfovibrio sp. genomic window:
- a CDS encoding helix-turn-helix domain-containing protein: MARKLSAVIAALPEARRETIRKRTDELRMEMNLRELRRELGVSQKELAAALDVSQATVSKQERSGDMQISTLCQIVRALGGTLRITAQLPGRKEVEITPFSDACRV, translated from the coding sequence ATGGCCCGCAAGCTCAGCGCCGTTATCGCGGCACTGCCCGAAGCCCGCCGGGAAACCATCCGCAAGCGCACCGACGAGTTGCGCATGGAAATGAACCTGCGTGAATTGCGCCGGGAACTCGGCGTTTCGCAAAAGGAACTTGCCGCCGCGCTGGATGTTTCGCAGGCCACCGTTTCCAAGCAGGAACGCAGCGGCGACATGCAGATCAGCACTCTGTGCCAGATAGTACGCGCCCTTGGCGGCACGCTGCGCATCACCGCGCAACTGCCGGGCCGGAAAGAAGTGGAAATCACGCCGTTCTCGGATGCCTGCCGGGTGTGA
- a CDS encoding glycosyltransferase N-terminal domain-containing protein translates to MKPDPLHAALLAVYGGVWRLARPLLRRNARLAEGYDQRLVPDDWAGAAHLWVQAASGGEAYLAWELLRHLDGDEVASTTGDGATADPQQPEIQPNSRPGPVPGPALAPPFPQDGRLSVLLTSCTRQGVEVLEKARDWAAAHRPGLRVQVRYFPFDEPELMRRALDQARPCAVALLETELWPGLLSACAARSIPVAVVNGRMTPRTLAGYLLTPDFWRGLAPARIAAIAPEDAQRFGLLFGHDRTSVMPNIKFDRALPQPEKSDESDVTGAPAPDLAGTVLRPSAPLVVLGSVREEEEAVLLPVIERIVQEHPDVDIAVAPRHMHRVPAWVNALQQAGLPWELRSRCTAPPSGDAAARGTVLVWDVFGELAALYASATTVFVGGSLARLGGQNFLEPLTHGVVPCVGPSRENFAWVDQGLTKGGGLAEAGLLAEVPDGDALAEALLQQLRNPLQRGGVRHRFEEWMAPRRGGGRMAAEVVLSVAGLR, encoded by the coding sequence ATGAAGCCCGACCCTCTGCACGCCGCACTGCTGGCCGTCTACGGCGGCGTATGGCGTCTGGCCCGCCCCCTGCTGCGCCGCAACGCCCGCCTGGCCGAAGGGTACGACCAGCGCCTGGTGCCCGACGATTGGGCCGGGGCGGCCCACCTGTGGGTGCAGGCCGCATCCGGCGGCGAGGCATATCTGGCGTGGGAACTGCTGCGCCATCTGGACGGCGACGAGGTCGCATCCACGACAGGCGACGGCGCCACCGCAGACCCGCAACAGCCGGAAATCCAACCGAACTCCCGGCCCGGCCCGGTTCCCGGTCCCGCCCTCGCTCCCCCCTTTCCCCAGGACGGAAGGCTGTCCGTGCTGCTCACCTCGTGCACCCGGCAGGGGGTGGAGGTGCTGGAAAAGGCCCGTGACTGGGCCGCCGCACACCGCCCCGGCCTGCGGGTGCAGGTACGCTACTTTCCCTTCGACGAGCCGGAACTGATGCGCCGCGCGCTGGACCAGGCCCGCCCCTGCGCCGTGGCCCTGCTGGAAACGGAGCTGTGGCCCGGCCTGCTGTCCGCCTGCGCGGCGCGGTCCATCCCCGTGGCCGTGGTCAACGGGCGCATGACCCCGCGCACCCTGGCCGGGTACCTGCTCACGCCGGACTTCTGGCGCGGGCTGGCCCCGGCGCGCATCGCCGCCATCGCTCCCGAAGACGCCCAACGCTTCGGCCTGCTGTTCGGGCACGACCGCACCTCGGTCATGCCCAACATCAAGTTCGACCGGGCCTTGCCCCAACCCGAAAAATCCGACGAATCCGACGTAACCGGCGCCCCCGCTCCCGACCTTGCGGGCACGGTGCTGCGCCCATCCGCTCCGCTGGTGGTGCTGGGATCGGTGCGCGAGGAAGAGGAAGCCGTCCTGCTGCCGGTCATCGAGAGGATCGTGCAGGAGCATCCCGATGTTGACATCGCCGTGGCCCCCCGCCACATGCACCGCGTGCCCGCCTGGGTGAACGCGCTGCAACAGGCCGGGCTGCCGTGGGAACTGCGCTCGCGGTGTACTGCCCCGCCTTCCGGCGATGCCGCCGCCCGGGGCACGGTGCTGGTCTGGGACGTGTTCGGCGAGCTGGCCGCGCTGTACGCCAGCGCCACCACCGTGTTCGTGGGGGGGTCGCTGGCCCGGCTGGGCGGCCAGAACTTTCTGGAACCGCTGACGCACGGGGTGGTGCCCTGCGTGGGCCCCTCGCGCGAGAATTTCGCATGGGTGGATCAGGGACTCACCAAGGGCGGGGGGCTGGCCGAGGCCGGTCTGCTGGCCGAGGTGCCCGACGGTGATGCCCTGGCGGAAGCGCTGCTGCAACAGTTGCGCAACCCCTTGCAACGCGGGGGGGTGCGTCATCGCTTCGAAGAATGGATGGCCCCCCGCCGGGGCGGCGGGCGCATGGCGGCGGAAGTGGTGCTGTCCGTGGCCGGACTGCGCTGA
- a CDS encoding phosphohydrolase: protein MTATVGMPFTGDVESPREAAANRCMTVDDLPPLSFGVPNPANSKDAWPVPDAPACHALWDRYAMPDHIRAHSSMVADMAMALARAALDNGAGGADEAALHLPSVLASALLHDIAKDYTIRFGGNHAQLGGAWALHETGNPRIAQGVMHHVHWPWRVDVTVQEWLMPLIIIYADKRVKHDQLVTLEERFDDLVERYGRTERIRERIRESHEQAVEIEQALSTWLGMPLHDAVPRDGTLVVAR from the coding sequence ATGACCGCCACCGTGGGGATGCCCTTCACCGGCGACGTGGAAAGCCCGCGCGAGGCCGCTGCCAACCGCTGCATGACCGTGGATGACCTGCCGCCCCTCAGCTTCGGGGTTCCGAACCCCGCCAATTCCAAGGACGCCTGGCCCGTGCCCGACGCCCCCGCCTGCCACGCCCTGTGGGACCGCTATGCCATGCCCGACCACATCCGCGCCCACAGCAGCATGGTGGCCGACATGGCCATGGCGCTGGCCCGCGCGGCGCTGGACAATGGAGCAGGGGGAGCGGACGAGGCCGCCCTGCACCTGCCTTCGGTGCTGGCCAGCGCCCTGCTGCACGACATCGCCAAGGACTACACCATCCGCTTCGGGGGCAACCACGCCCAGCTTGGCGGCGCGTGGGCCCTGCACGAGACGGGCAACCCGCGCATCGCCCAGGGGGTGATGCACCACGTGCACTGGCCGTGGCGGGTGGACGTGACCGTACAGGAATGGCTGATGCCGCTGATCATCATCTACGCCGACAAGCGCGTGAAGCACGACCAGCTGGTAACGCTGGAAGAACGCTTCGACGATCTCGTCGAGCGGTATGGCCGCACCGAACGCATCCGCGAACGCATCCGCGAATCGCACGAGCAGGCCGTGGAGATAGAGCAGGCCCTGTCCACGTGGCTGGGCATGCCCCTGCATGATGCCGTGCCGCGCGACGGAACACTGGTGGTCGCCCGGTAG
- the hypD gene encoding hydrogenase formation protein HypD: MNFSTAFKDPDLSRSLVERLHRELDRPLRFMEVCGTHTVAIFQSGMRPLLPAGVKHLSGPGCPVCVTHESEVAAYLQLAEKPGVIIATFGDLMRVPGPGGDNLKLAQAKGARVEIVYSAHDALKLAADHPGDTVVFLGIGFETTAPTVAATVLMARQQGLTNFCVLSFHKLVPPALRALLADPDCAVDAFLLPGHVSTILGMEPYRFVADEFHTPGIIAGFDPVDILQALLIMVEQRKTGEFAIVNSYRRAVDDAGNPRAREILDTVFQPADALWRGIGCIPGSGLVFRPEFAQYDAMARLGLTLPEARPIPGCKCGDVLKGKMQPCDCPLFAKACTPAKPVGPCMVSTEGSCAAYFKYNVEA, from the coding sequence GTGAATTTCTCCACGGCCTTCAAGGACCCGGACCTTTCCCGCAGCCTCGTCGAGCGGCTGCACCGCGAACTGGACCGCCCCCTGCGCTTCATGGAAGTGTGCGGCACCCATACCGTGGCCATCTTCCAGAGCGGCATGCGCCCGCTGCTGCCCGCCGGGGTCAAGCACCTGTCCGGCCCCGGCTGCCCGGTGTGCGTGACCCACGAAAGCGAGGTGGCCGCCTACCTGCAACTGGCCGAAAAGCCCGGCGTGATCATTGCCACCTTCGGCGACCTGATGCGCGTGCCCGGACCCGGCGGCGACAACCTGAAGCTGGCCCAGGCCAAGGGCGCGCGGGTGGAGATCGTCTATTCCGCCCATGACGCGCTGAAGCTGGCCGCCGACCACCCCGGCGACACCGTGGTGTTTCTGGGCATCGGCTTCGAGACCACCGCCCCCACCGTGGCCGCCACGGTGCTGATGGCGCGGCAGCAGGGGCTGACCAACTTCTGCGTGCTCTCGTTCCACAAGCTGGTGCCGCCTGCTCTGCGCGCCCTGCTGGCCGACCCGGACTGCGCCGTGGACGCCTTTCTGCTGCCGGGGCACGTGTCCACCATTCTCGGCATGGAGCCGTACCGCTTCGTGGCCGACGAATTCCACACCCCCGGCATCATCGCCGGGTTCGACCCCGTGGACATCCTGCAAGCCCTGCTGATCATGGTCGAGCAGCGCAAGACGGGCGAATTCGCCATCGTCAATTCCTACCGCCGGGCCGTGGACGACGCGGGCAACCCGCGCGCGAGAGAGATTCTGGATACCGTGTTCCAGCCTGCCGATGCCCTGTGGCGCGGCATCGGCTGCATTCCCGGCAGCGGGCTGGTGTTCCGTCCCGAGTTTGCGCAGTACGACGCCATGGCTCGCCTGGGCCTGACCCTGCCCGAGGCCCGGCCCATTCCCGGTTGCAAGTGCGGCGACGTGCTGAAGGGCAAGATGCAGCCCTGCGACTGTCCGCTGTTTGCCAAGGCCTGCACGCCCGCGAAACCCGTGGGGCCGTGCATGGTTTCCACCGAGGGCAGCTGCGCCGCCTACTTCAAGTACAACGTGGAGGCCTGA
- a CDS encoding type II toxin-antitoxin system RelE/ParE family toxin: protein MKWDVSFCDAFDAEFDGFDVPLQNELLARLSLLEEVGPARGRPHVDTLKGSRHPNMKELRFSLGRQPYRFLFAFDPLRNAVVLVGGSKAGDARFYDRLIPVADARYDRHLATLQP from the coding sequence ATGAAATGGGACGTCAGCTTTTGCGATGCATTCGACGCCGAGTTCGACGGGTTCGACGTTCCGCTTCAGAACGAACTACTGGCGCGGCTTTCGCTGCTGGAGGAAGTCGGCCCCGCGCGGGGGCGCCCCCACGTGGATACACTGAAGGGCTCCCGGCATCCGAACATGAAGGAACTGCGCTTCAGCCTTGGCCGACAGCCGTACCGCTTCCTTTTCGCCTTCGACCCGCTACGGAACGCCGTGGTGCTGGTCGGCGGCAGCAAGGCTGGCGATGCCCGCTTCTATGACCGGCTGATTCCCGTTGCCGATGCCCGGTACGACCGGCATCTTGCCACGCTGCAACCATAG
- the hypE gene encoding hydrogenase expression/formation protein HypE, which yields MAGDTLLLDYGSGGKAAHRLIGELFLKHFDNPVLRTLDDAARLELTGPLAMSTDSYVVDPLFFPGGDIGTLAVHGTVNDVAMLGARPRYLSCGFILEEGLDMEVLERIVASMGNAAREAGVCIVTGDTKVVPRGMADKVFINTTGIGEIIVDPSPSGHSAKPGDAVIISGSMGDHGLTILSHREGLNFSADVRSDSAALNGLTERLLLEVGDIHVLRDPTRGGLATTLNEIAGQSGVVMRIAERDIPVRDAVREGCSFLGLDPLYLANEGKLICILPQEKADAALAVLRQSPLGADAARIGTVLAADGAGPGRAGQVILETPMGGHRLLSMLEGEQLPRIC from the coding sequence ATGGCCGGTGATACGCTTCTTCTCGACTACGGCAGCGGCGGCAAGGCCGCGCACCGCCTGATCGGCGAACTGTTCCTGAAACACTTCGACAACCCCGTGCTGCGCACGCTGGACGACGCCGCCCGGCTGGAACTGACCGGGCCGCTGGCCATGAGCACCGACAGCTACGTGGTGGACCCGCTGTTCTTTCCCGGCGGCGACATCGGCACGCTGGCCGTGCACGGCACCGTCAACGACGTGGCCATGCTGGGCGCCCGGCCCCGCTACCTGAGCTGTGGGTTCATTCTGGAAGAAGGGCTGGACATGGAGGTGCTGGAGCGCATTGTCGCCTCCATGGGCAACGCCGCGCGCGAGGCCGGGGTGTGCATCGTCACCGGCGACACCAAGGTGGTGCCGCGCGGCATGGCCGACAAGGTGTTCATCAACACCACCGGCATCGGCGAGATCATCGTCGATCCTTCGCCCAGCGGGCATTCCGCCAAGCCGGGCGATGCCGTCATCATCAGCGGCAGCATGGGCGACCACGGGCTGACCATCCTGTCGCACCGCGAAGGGCTGAACTTCTCCGCCGACGTGCGCAGCGATTCCGCCGCGCTCAACGGACTGACCGAACGGCTGCTGCTGGAGGTGGGCGACATCCACGTGCTGCGCGACCCCACGCGCGGCGGCCTTGCCACCACCCTTAACGAGATCGCCGGGCAGTCGGGCGTGGTCATGCGCATCGCGGAACGGGACATTCCCGTGCGCGATGCCGTGCGCGAAGGCTGCTCGTTCCTCGGTCTGGACCCGCTGTACCTCGCCAACGAGGGCAAGCTGATCTGCATCCTGCCGCAGGAAAAGGCCGACGCCGCCCTTGCCGTGCTGCGCCAAAGCCCCCTTGGGGCGGACGCCGCCCGCATCGGCACCGTGCTGGCCGCCGATGGCGCCGGGCCGGGCCGGGCCGGGCAGGTCATCCTGGAAACGCCCATGGGCGGCCACCGCCTGCTCTCCATGCTGGAAGGCGAGCAGTTGCCGAGGATTTGCTGA
- a CDS encoding ATP-binding protein: MTGGLRTVLARCWARFPLRHLLSQAMPPVPGLRLRMVGWCFLVCLLPLGIVSAVFVQVTTVQTDSYLHAQGRTLADAASLQLTRLSRTAEALARVVAGLRVEYDGDMPGLRLRLSELHGLWPRACIEVFDMSAEPVVRLLPAGGGQDGPTGGVTPNGATTDGALVVRQALRGLSRRDVFRSVDGLAIKAVVPVIVPREHPGPRPGARRPAPLPAPMGPAALPESSLGSTPPLPAQMAQMAQMSPYAPFASDVEEITGRVDLEGLAARQHGRIVGAAVVSFPMNRSLLRGLGDAVRADVAVFDLGGERPRGTLFPGDGTADVADWPDRPDLAQGASSGGISGARGGGGRAVGSGYFGGAPLFRWPGGDGGPFGRAQGFGHGPDFGQGQDLPFLQRYEQVAGRPYLVSYQPLPGGSGMPVGALAVFVDVEPQRSRLRTAVEYTLLAAVVALGLSICTGFLIADRVVRPLHELLHAIRRISLGNYSERLPPAGMAEIGQLAQAVNHMASTLEENRTSLLGALQEKVESGERLARANRELELLNWELTRAQANYRRIFEESAQGIYQSTPQGRFLRVNPAMARMFGYSSPYEMVSSVTNIGEQFYVRPGEREELLRRLRQEGRVSLETCLRRRNGSVVHVALTARAVTGETGEQLYIEGAVHDITERVERHRAEREREAAEAASRAKTQLLARMSHEVRTPLNALLGMADVLDRTPLEPEQRGYLDVLRSSGHSLLALLNDVLDFSRLEAGRVVPERVRFRLGEIMEQVCRQMEPATSADGRSLRLDWAVLPGVPDALVGDPLRLRQILGNLVSNAVKFTPSGRVLVLAQPADGNVPGRDGGPDALPAAPIAMSGEAPCRAGIGRRVEVLFSVADTGIGIPPEHQDVVFESFMQADSSITRQYGGTGLGLSICRALVEMLGGTIWLESAPNRGTTVYFALPMQPAADEPCGAEPAGERALHALEAASGPDSEPAHASAHASAHDPVNDPVNDPANDPVNDPANDPVGFSTLAGSADPASPANPVDATRPAGGAPFGGTCPQAIPVPPVPPVPLVPPVPSDALPGDEEPGPLRPLSILLVEDSPSNRLLFSLYLRGRPCAITEVHNGEEGVAAYAAGRFDLVFMDIEMPVMDGYRATRAIRALEREQGLPPVPVIALTAHVVGEFRDDCAAAGCSGFLAKPFSRGELLRCMVRHSGRGAQEGAACDGGGDQAEGDGIPSGQPDHPEPSGQSDQSAPTGQVVPTGSVGQAS; encoded by the coding sequence ATGACTGGCGGCCTGCGTACCGTCCTTGCGCGCTGTTGGGCGCGCTTTCCGCTGCGGCATCTGCTGTCGCAGGCGATGCCGCCCGTTCCCGGCCTGCGCCTGCGCATGGTGGGATGGTGCTTTCTGGTCTGCCTGCTGCCGCTTGGCATCGTCAGCGCGGTGTTCGTGCAGGTGACCACGGTGCAGACCGACAGCTATCTGCATGCGCAGGGGCGCACCCTTGCCGATGCGGCCTCGTTGCAGCTCACCCGCCTGTCACGCACGGCAGAGGCCCTGGCCCGCGTGGTGGCCGGGCTGCGGGTGGAATACGACGGCGACATGCCGGGGCTGCGTCTGCGCCTGTCGGAGCTGCACGGGCTGTGGCCCCGCGCCTGCATCGAGGTGTTCGACATGAGCGCGGAGCCCGTGGTGCGGCTGCTGCCCGCAGGTGGCGGGCAGGATGGCCCCACGGGCGGCGTGACGCCCAACGGCGCCACCACGGACGGTGCGCTGGTGGTGCGCCAGGCGCTGCGGGGGCTGTCGCGGCGCGACGTGTTCCGGTCCGTCGATGGCTTGGCCATCAAGGCGGTGGTGCCGGTCATCGTGCCGCGGGAGCATCCCGGTCCCCGCCCGGGCGCCAGGCGTCCGGCCCCGCTGCCCGCGCCCATGGGCCCGGCGGCACTGCCGGAATCGTCACTGGGCAGCACGCCCCCGTTACCCGCCCAAATGGCCCAGATGGCCCAGATGTCCCCGTACGCGCCGTTCGCCTCGGACGTGGAGGAAATTACCGGCCGGGTGGACCTGGAAGGGTTGGCGGCCCGCCAGCACGGGCGCATCGTGGGGGCGGCGGTGGTGTCGTTTCCCATGAACCGTTCGCTGCTGCGGGGTCTGGGCGATGCGGTGCGCGCCGACGTGGCGGTGTTCGACCTGGGCGGCGAGCGGCCACGCGGCACGCTGTTTCCCGGCGACGGCACCGCCGATGTGGCTGACTGGCCTGACCGGCCCGACCTTGCGCAGGGGGCGTCGTCCGGCGGCATTTCCGGCGCGCGGGGGGGCGGCGGCAGAGCGGTCGGCAGTGGATATTTCGGGGGTGCCCCCCTGTTCCGCTGGCCCGGCGGCGACGGCGGTCCGTTCGGCAGGGCACAGGGGTTCGGCCACGGGCCGGACTTCGGACAGGGACAGGACCTGCCCTTTCTGCAGCGCTACGAGCAGGTGGCGGGCAGGCCCTATCTGGTCAGCTATCAGCCCCTGCCGGGGGGCAGCGGCATGCCCGTGGGTGCCCTGGCCGTGTTCGTGGACGTGGAGCCGCAGCGCTCGCGGCTGCGCACCGCCGTGGAATACACCCTGCTGGCCGCCGTGGTGGCCCTGGGACTGTCCATCTGCACCGGGTTCCTCATCGCCGATCGGGTGGTGCGGCCCCTGCACGAACTGCTGCACGCCATCCGGCGCATTTCGCTCGGCAACTACAGCGAACGGCTGCCCCCTGCGGGCATGGCGGAAATCGGCCAGTTGGCCCAGGCCGTGAACCACATGGCCTCCACGCTGGAAGAAAACCGCACCAGCCTGCTGGGTGCCTTGCAGGAAAAGGTGGAGTCGGGCGAGCGCCTGGCCCGCGCCAACCGCGAACTGGAACTGCTGAACTGGGAACTTACCCGCGCCCAGGCCAACTACCGGCGCATTTTCGAGGAATCGGCCCAGGGCATCTACCAGTCCACGCCGCAGGGGCGTTTTTTGCGGGTGAACCCGGCCATGGCGCGCATGTTCGGCTATTCCTCGCCGTACGAGATGGTTTCGTCGGTGACGAACATCGGCGAGCAGTTCTACGTGCGCCCCGGCGAGCGCGAGGAACTGCTGCGCCGTCTGCGCCAGGAGGGCAGGGTGTCGCTGGAAACCTGCCTGCGCAGGCGCAACGGCAGCGTGGTGCACGTGGCGCTGACCGCCCGCGCCGTGACCGGCGAGACCGGCGAGCAGTTGTACATCGAGGGCGCGGTGCACGATATCACCGAGCGCGTGGAACGCCACCGCGCCGAGCGCGAGCGCGAGGCCGCCGAGGCGGCCAGCCGCGCCAAGACGCAATTGCTGGCCCGCATGAGCCACGAGGTGCGCACCCCGCTCAACGCCCTGCTGGGCATGGCCGACGTGCTGGACCGCACCCCTCTGGAGCCGGAGCAGCGCGGCTACCTGGACGTGCTGCGCAGCTCCGGTCATTCGCTGCTGGCGCTGCTGAACGACGTGCTGGACTTTTCGCGCCTGGAAGCCGGGCGGGTGGTGCCGGAGCGGGTGCGCTTCCGTCTGGGCGAGATCATGGAACAGGTCTGCCGTCAGATGGAACCCGCCACCAGTGCGGACGGGCGCAGCCTGCGCCTGGACTGGGCCGTGCTGCCCGGCGTGCCCGACGCACTGGTGGGCGACCCGCTGCGGCTGCGCCAGATTCTGGGCAACCTGGTCTCCAACGCGGTAAAGTTCACTCCCTCCGGGCGGGTGTTGGTGCTGGCCCAGCCCGCCGACGGCAACGTGCCGGGCCGCGACGGCGGGCCGGATGCGCTTCCCGCCGCGCCCATCGCCATGTCGGGCGAGGCCCCTTGCCGTGCGGGCATCGGCAGGCGCGTGGAGGTGCTGTTCTCGGTGGCGGACACGGGCATCGGCATTCCGCCGGAACATCAGGACGTGGTGTTCGAAAGCTTCATGCAGGCGGATTCGTCCATCACCCGCCAGTACGGCGGCACGGGGCTGGGGCTGTCCATCTGCCGGGCACTGGTGGAGATGCTGGGCGGCACCATCTGGCTGGAAAGCGCCCCCAACAGGGGAACCACCGTGTATTTCGCCCTGCCCATGCAGCCTGCCGCAGATGAACCCTGCGGGGCGGAACCGGCAGGGGAGCGTGCTCTGCATGCCCTTGAAGCAGCCAGCGGTCCGGACAGTGAACCGGCCCATGCTTCGGCCCATGCTTCGGCCCATGACCCGGTCAATGACCCGGTCAATGATCCGGCAAATGACCCGGTCAATGATCCGGCAAATGACCCGGTCGGTTTTTCTACTCTGGCTGGCTCGGCCGACCCAGCCAGTCCGGCCAATCCTGTCGACGCGACCCGTCCCGCCGGGGGGGCGCCCTTCGGCGGCACCTGCCCACAGGCGATTCCGGTCCCGCCAGTTCCGCCAGTTCCGTTAGTCCCGCCAGTTCCGTCGGATGCGCTGCCCGGCGACGAGGAACCGGGACCGCTGCGCCCACTGTCCATCCTGCTGGTGGAGGACAGCCCCAGCAACAGGTTGCTCTTTTCGCTGTACCTGCGTGGGCGTCCCTGCGCCATAACCGAGGTCCACAACGGCGAGGAAGGCGTGGCCGCCTACGCCGCCGGGCGATTCGACCTGGTGTTCATGGACATCGAAATGCCGGTGATGGACGGGTATCGGGCCACGCGGGCCATCCGCGCCCTGGAGCGCGAGCAGGGGCTGCCGCCTGTGCCGGTCATCGCCCTGACGGCCCATGTTGTGGGCGAGTTCCGCGACGACTGCGCGGCGGCCGGGTGTTCCGGTTTTCTGGCCAAGCCCTTTTCGCGCGGGGAACTGCTGCGCTGCATGGTGCGGCACAGCGGGAGGGGCGCACAGGAAGGGGCGGCTTGCGACGGCGGGGGCGACCAGGCCGAAGGGGATGGCATCCCGTCCGGTCAACCGGACCACCCCGAGCCATCCGGTCAATCGGACCAATCCGCCCCGACCGGGCAGGTCGTGCCGACAGGGTCGGTCGGTCAGGCCAGCTGA
- a CDS encoding TIGR03013 family XrtA/PEP-CTERM system glycosyltransferase, with amino-acid sequence MNDNIRNSLFRLLDALCILIALYVVGETMLPDEYSVLVDYTGASFFTTFFFLLSFYVLDCYSVGEEDFRDSVARVGVASVLGVIATGFMFYSFESWRFDRATFVLLLVLVVALCLVWRVVWHRIGKRFVTRQRVVLVGVDRAGKVRSLLAQSMPHAEILGYVGEGDMDADAGPCLGPSYDPLGVARSHGATMLIMLPDAPLDEDIARELLRAKLGGLMVVDIRTLYEHVAGRIPVSLIRDEWLLMEDGFNLNTQGSMQRLKRVFDVLTSFVLLVLTLPIMAIAAIVIRLESPGPVIYKQKRVGLHETEFTVLKFRSMTVDAEKNGAVWAQKGDTRVTKVGKFIRKVRIDELPQLWNVLRGDMSLIGPRPERMQFVRELEKVIPYFYVRHTVKPGVTGWAQVCYPYGASIEDARYKLEYDLYYIKNMSPLLDLKIVLKTVGVILFPKGAR; translated from the coding sequence GTGAACGACAATATCCGCAACAGCCTGTTCCGTCTGCTGGATGCCCTGTGCATCCTCATCGCGCTGTACGTGGTCGGCGAAACCATGCTGCCCGACGAATACAGCGTGCTCGTGGACTACACGGGCGCCTCGTTCTTCACCACCTTCTTCTTCCTGCTCTCGTTCTACGTGCTGGACTGCTACTCGGTGGGCGAGGAAGACTTTCGCGATTCCGTGGCCCGCGTGGGCGTGGCATCCGTGCTGGGGGTCATCGCCACCGGCTTCATGTTCTATTCGTTCGAAAGTTGGCGCTTCGACCGGGCCACCTTCGTGCTGCTGCTGGTGCTGGTGGTGGCCCTGTGCCTGGTCTGGCGCGTGGTGTGGCACCGCATCGGCAAGCGGTTCGTCACCCGGCAGCGCGTGGTGCTGGTGGGCGTGGACCGCGCGGGCAAGGTGCGCAGCCTGCTGGCGCAAAGCATGCCCCACGCCGAAATCCTGGGCTACGTGGGCGAAGGCGACATGGACGCCGACGCCGGGCCGTGCCTTGGCCCCTCGTACGATCCGCTGGGGGTTGCGCGCAGCCACGGCGCCACCATGCTGATCATGCTGCCCGACGCCCCGCTGGACGAGGACATCGCCCGCGAACTTCTGCGCGCCAAGCTGGGCGGCCTGATGGTGGTGGACATCCGCACCCTGTACGAACACGTGGCCGGACGCATTCCCGTCAGCCTCATCCGCGACGAATGGCTGCTGATGGAAGACGGCTTCAACCTGAACACCCAGGGGTCCATGCAACGCCTGAAACGGGTGTTCGACGTGCTGACATCCTTCGTGCTGCTGGTGCTTACCCTGCCGATCATGGCCATTGCCGCCATCGTCATCCGGCTGGAATCGCCCGGCCCGGTGATCTACAAACAGAAGCGCGTGGGCCTGCACGAAACGGAGTTCACGGTGCTGAAGTTTCGCTCCATGACCGTGGATGCGGAAAAGAACGGCGCGGTGTGGGCGCAGAAGGGCGACACCCGCGTGACCAAGGTGGGCAAGTTCATCCGCAAGGTGCGCATCGACGAGTTGCCCCAGCTGTGGAACGTGCTGCGCGGCGACATGTCGCTCATCGGCCCGCGCCCGGAACGCATGCAGTTCGTGCGCGAGTTGGAAAAGGTCATCCCCTACTTCTACGTGCGCCACACCGTGAAGCCGGGCGTTACCGGCTGGGCGCAGGTATGCTACCCGTACGGCGCCTCCATCGAGGACGCCCGCTACAAGCTGGAGTACGACCTGTACTACATCAAGAACATGTCGCCCCTGCTGGACCTGAAGATCGTGCTCAAGACCGTGGGGGTCATCCTGTTCCCCAAGGGTGCGCGGTAG